One window of Psychrobacillus sp. FSL H8-0483 genomic DNA carries:
- a CDS encoding prolyl oligopeptidase family serine peptidase produces MTLNIRKDAIVENFFGVDVADPYRWLEDEDLSDTKKWTAYQNEITREFLDNQLQRKRIKNKLIELYDYEKYSTPKKMGDYYYFFKNDGLQNQPVYYRGKSLEEEFEVVLNPNLLNSEGTAAITEIAFNQEGTMIAYAISYNGSDWQDVKIKNLETGEDYPEVLKWCKFSSFAWSEDSTGFFYNRYPDPSTMGPTEDSYYNRVYWHRVNTSQIEDKLIYEESNRKERLFYPIGSDDNKYLILNVNNGTEPINEIYYKCLAESNSFVPLIEKINAYFTYLGNDNSIFYFETNENAPKGKIISVDLSKPERKNWKEILPEGEDAISFTKIVNGKFVVCTMHNACYRLNIYEKDGSFISNFSLPDLITISEVTGKSTSSEMLVGYVSFLQPLQIVKYDFISQSMSDIFVKKNDYSSESYETLQVFYPSKDGTKVPMFLTFKKGIKLNQENPVLLYGYGGYNASMTPSFSPSIRLWIEQGGIYAVANIRGGGEYGEEWHQAAIFEKRQNSYDDFIAAAEWLIKENYTQPSKIAIMGGSNGGLLVGVCITQRPELFGAALCLVPVTDMLRFHRFTVGRFWTTEFGNAEENEKDFKFLYKYSPLHNVKEGVKYPPTLISTADTDDRVVPMHAKKFAATMQEAQSGDNPILLRVENNAGHGLGKPLSKLIEEETDFYTFLFKELKITLREN; encoded by the coding sequence TTGACATTAAATATAAGAAAAGACGCAATCGTTGAAAACTTTTTTGGTGTAGATGTAGCAGATCCTTATCGATGGTTGGAGGATGAAGACCTTTCAGATACTAAAAAATGGACCGCGTATCAAAATGAAATAACTCGTGAATTTTTAGATAATCAATTACAAAGGAAAAGAATAAAAAATAAACTAATAGAACTCTATGATTATGAGAAATATTCAACACCAAAAAAAATGGGTGATTATTATTATTTTTTTAAGAATGATGGCCTTCAAAACCAACCGGTATACTATCGAGGTAAGTCTCTAGAAGAAGAATTTGAAGTTGTCCTTAATCCCAATCTATTAAATAGTGAAGGAACAGCTGCTATTACAGAGATTGCATTTAATCAAGAAGGGACTATGATAGCTTATGCCATCTCCTATAATGGAAGTGATTGGCAGGATGTTAAAATCAAGAATCTTGAAACAGGGGAAGATTATCCTGAAGTATTGAAATGGTGTAAATTTTCTAGTTTTGCATGGAGTGAAGATTCGACTGGTTTCTTTTATAACCGGTATCCTGATCCCTCTACGATGGGACCTACAGAGGATAGTTATTATAATCGAGTTTATTGGCATAGAGTGAATACTTCGCAAATAGAGGATAAATTAATCTATGAAGAGTCAAATAGAAAGGAGCGTTTATTTTACCCGATAGGATCTGATGATAATAAATATCTTATCTTGAATGTAAATAATGGAACTGAACCGATAAATGAAATTTATTATAAATGCTTGGCTGAAAGCAATTCGTTCGTACCTTTAATTGAAAAAATAAATGCGTATTTTACTTATTTAGGAAATGATAATTCCATCTTTTATTTCGAAACAAATGAGAACGCTCCAAAAGGAAAGATTATCTCTGTAGACTTATCAAAACCTGAACGTAAAAATTGGAAAGAGATTTTACCTGAAGGAGAGGATGCTATTTCCTTTACCAAAATTGTTAATGGTAAGTTTGTGGTGTGTACAATGCATAATGCTTGCTATAGATTAAACATTTATGAAAAAGATGGAAGTTTTATCTCTAATTTTTCATTACCTGATTTAATCACTATAAGTGAAGTAACAGGAAAAAGTACCTCTTCGGAAATGCTAGTTGGCTATGTATCGTTTCTCCAACCTTTGCAAATTGTAAAATATGATTTCATTAGCCAATCTATGAGCGATATTTTTGTGAAAAAAAATGATTATTCATCGGAGAGCTATGAAACACTACAAGTATTTTACCCTTCAAAAGACGGGACAAAAGTACCGATGTTTCTAACATTTAAAAAGGGAATAAAATTGAACCAAGAAAATCCCGTATTACTCTATGGATATGGTGGTTACAACGCAAGCATGACACCTTCTTTTTCCCCTTCTATTAGACTGTGGATTGAGCAAGGGGGCATCTATGCTGTCGCAAACATACGTGGCGGTGGTGAGTATGGTGAGGAATGGCATCAAGCAGCAATTTTTGAGAAACGCCAAAATAGTTACGACGATTTTATTGCTGCAGCCGAATGGTTAATCAAAGAAAACTATACTCAACCTAGTAAAATTGCGATTATGGGAGGAAGTAACGGGGGACTTCTCGTGGGGGTTTGCATAACACAACGCCCGGAGTTATTTGGTGCAGCCCTTTGCTTAGTTCCTGTAACTGATATGTTAAGGTTTCATCGTTTTACCGTTGGCCGCTTTTGGACAACAGAATTTGGAAATGCAGAGGAGAACGAAAAAGACTTTAAATTTTTATATAAATACTCTCCATTACACAATGTAAAAGAGGGTGTGAAGTATCCGCCTACACTAATATCTACTGCAGATACCGATGACAGGGTAGTTCCGATGCATGCGAAGAAATTTGCTGCAACTATGCAGGAGGCCCAAAGCGGAGATAATCCAATTCTACTTAGGGTTGAAAATAATGCTGGACACGGTCTAGGAAAGCCATTATCAAAACTAATTGAGGAAGAAACAGATTTTTACACTTTTTTATTTAAAGAACTGAAAATAACTTTAAGGGAGAACTAA
- a CDS encoding ABC transporter substrate-binding protein gives MKKILIFSLIALMLVISGCSSSNPLVETSGETGEKVVKGEKSIVIALGSDPVHFNPNVGDGGSGYVTSNIMNSLVKIDDGFNILPDLAKKWDISEDGKKYTFHLHKGVKWHDNEPFKSKDVKWTIDTIIKEKGFIVNQLGTVESIETPDDNTVVINLTEPNAAILSILSGAKIMPSHLYEGTDWVTNPANKNPIGTGPFKLAKHNRGVSVVLEANKDYFEGPPKIDKLVFSVIPDENTVVQSFLNGEVDVIDYSSAISPAAVPGLEKRDDVKVVKALSNSRQYMIANTSKKPWDDVRVREALAYAIDRDELVAKAHKGYGWPAEGFYTPAVEWAYNDTDVMPKRDIEKAKQLLDEAGLKPDSNGVRIKDLEISIFQFPVFADIAKIVQSNLKEIGIESTITSLEYSAWDEKVRSGDYDVTILGGNHGIDPEGLFVRVGTEGSMNLMNYSNPEIDRLLAEGLRVSDQAERAVIYKEVQQIMSEEYPVIPLTEWMYIFVMKDYISGHPIDDGIGKVGAAEYYILDTAK, from the coding sequence ATGAAAAAAATTTTAATATTTTCATTGATTGCTTTAATGTTAGTTATTTCTGGGTGCAGCTCATCAAATCCACTAGTAGAGACCAGTGGAGAGACAGGTGAAAAAGTTGTAAAGGGTGAAAAATCTATCGTAATCGCATTGGGATCAGATCCAGTACATTTTAATCCCAATGTAGGGGATGGAGGATCCGGGTACGTAACATCTAATATAATGAATTCTCTGGTAAAAATTGATGATGGTTTTAATATATTACCGGATCTTGCTAAAAAGTGGGACATTTCCGAGGATGGAAAAAAGTATACTTTTCATTTGCACAAAGGGGTAAAATGGCACGATAATGAGCCGTTTAAGTCCAAGGATGTTAAATGGACGATTGATACGATAATAAAAGAAAAAGGGTTCATCGTGAATCAGCTTGGGACGGTTGAAAGTATTGAAACTCCCGATGATAACACAGTGGTGATCAACCTTACTGAGCCAAATGCAGCCATATTAAGTATTTTATCGGGTGCTAAAATCATGCCTTCCCATCTCTATGAGGGTACTGACTGGGTTACAAATCCTGCTAATAAAAACCCGATAGGAACTGGCCCTTTCAAATTGGCTAAACATAACCGTGGTGTAAGTGTCGTATTGGAGGCAAATAAGGACTATTTTGAAGGTCCACCTAAAATTGATAAGTTAGTATTTTCGGTAATCCCAGATGAAAACACGGTCGTACAATCCTTCTTAAATGGTGAAGTTGACGTAATTGATTATAGTTCTGCGATTTCACCTGCTGCAGTTCCAGGATTGGAAAAAAGGGACGATGTAAAAGTAGTGAAAGCTCTGTCAAATTCAAGGCAATATATGATTGCAAATACCTCTAAGAAGCCTTGGGATGACGTAAGAGTACGAGAAGCCTTAGCATATGCAATTGATCGAGATGAGCTTGTCGCAAAAGCACATAAAGGCTATGGCTGGCCAGCTGAAGGATTTTATACACCTGCCGTTGAGTGGGCCTATAATGACACAGATGTCATGCCCAAAAGAGATATAGAAAAAGCAAAGCAGTTACTTGATGAGGCAGGACTAAAACCAGATAGCAACGGTGTTAGAATCAAAGATCTTGAAATTTCAATCTTTCAGTTTCCGGTATTCGCAGATATAGCAAAGATTGTTCAATCAAATTTAAAAGAGATTGGTATTGAATCTACTATTACGTCACTTGAATACTCTGCTTGGGATGAAAAGGTTCGAAGCGGTGATTATGATGTTACGATTCTGGGTGGTAACCATGGTATTGACCCAGAAGGGTTGTTTGTTAGGGTAGGCACAGAAGGTTCAATGAACTTAATGAACTATAGTAATCCAGAAATCGATAGACTTTTAGCAGAAGGCTTGAGAGTATCGGATCAAGCCGAACGTGCTGTTATTTATAAAGAAGTACAACAAATTATGTCAGAAGAATATCCTGTCATACCTTTAACTGAATGGATGTATATCTTTGTGATGAAGGATTATATTTCTGGTCATCCAATCGATGACGGGATCGGAAAAGTAGGAGCAGCAGAGTACTACATTCTAGATACTGCTAAGTAA
- a CDS encoding ABC transporter permease, translating into MKQFIIKRFSTGLLAVIVVMIISFFLMHAAPGDPIRILAGRDNPSEEMISELQKKYGLDQPVHIQLVSYLKNVAKGDFGESILYNEPVMHLIVATMGPSLLLALTGAILALIIGTGLGLYAGQHYGSKRDKVITGLAYIFNSMPSFWLAIMFIMIFASWLNILPTSGMMDLRSNYTGLPYYTDLFKHLILPVTTLSLIQIPTYFKIAQTTVLQVKSEDFVTTFIATGMSEKKIFNKYVLKNVLLPTVTVFGLTLAYIVSGSALIEIVFSWPGTGRLMLDAIMRRDYPLLMGIYLIMSISIAVMMVVTDVVYAFIDPRIRYK; encoded by the coding sequence TTGAAACAATTTATAATAAAACGTTTCTCAACCGGTCTTTTGGCTGTAATTGTTGTTATGATTATTAGTTTCTTCTTAATGCATGCAGCTCCTGGGGATCCTATAAGAATTTTAGCTGGAAGAGATAATCCGTCTGAAGAAATGATAAGTGAGCTCCAAAAAAAATATGGACTTGATCAGCCAGTTCATATTCAATTGGTGTCCTATTTGAAAAACGTAGCAAAGGGAGATTTTGGGGAATCAATACTTTATAACGAACCTGTCATGCATCTTATAGTTGCGACTATGGGACCTTCTTTATTATTAGCGCTAACCGGAGCAATTCTAGCACTTATTATTGGAACAGGTTTAGGACTATACGCCGGTCAACATTATGGGTCAAAAAGAGACAAGGTTATTACTGGATTGGCATATATCTTCAATTCCATGCCTTCTTTTTGGTTGGCAATTATGTTTATCATGATATTTGCATCATGGTTAAATATTCTACCAACTTCAGGAATGATGGATTTGCGAAGCAATTATACGGGATTACCTTATTATACTGATTTATTTAAACATCTGATTCTACCTGTTACTACACTATCATTAATTCAAATTCCAACCTATTTTAAAATAGCACAAACGACGGTATTACAAGTAAAATCGGAAGATTTCGTTACGACATTTATAGCTACTGGTATGAGTGAAAAAAAAATCTTCAACAAATATGTTTTAAAAAATGTATTGCTTCCAACTGTAACTGTGTTCGGATTAACTTTGGCTTACATAGTTTCAGGATCTGCTTTGATTGAAATAGTTTTTTCATGGCCAGGTACAGGAAGACTTATGTTAGATGCTATTATGCGCAGGGACTATCCATTACTAATGGGTATTTATTTGATCATGTCCATCTCGATTGCAGTAATGATGGTAGTCACAGATGTAGTTTATGCCTTCATCGATCCAAGAATTAGATACAAGTGA
- a CDS encoding ABC transporter permease, protein MELIKRSGIFTKRSFSVINNNSLLKSGSIILILLLIIVAFAPLFATHDPYQLGDDLLEAPGKDYWLGTDGLGRDIYSMIIYGARTSLLIGLVSALISGVIGTLVGAVAGYFGGRTDRIISEIINIFLMIPSFFLILIVVALFGSNLLNVMIVIGLTSWPSNARLMRVQAISLKKRVFIQSVDTIGETHLSILFKYIIPNGIFPVIANTTLSVAGAILTEAGLSFLGLGDPNLISWGQMIYDGKAYMTSAWWISTFSGLATVILVVSFYLIGDGLNTLLNPKRKGE, encoded by the coding sequence ATGGAACTTATAAAAAGAAGCGGTATTTTTACTAAAAGATCATTTTCTGTAATTAACAACAATTCACTTCTTAAATCAGGAAGTATCATTTTAATATTATTATTAATAATAGTTGCATTTGCACCATTGTTTGCGACCCATGATCCATATCAACTTGGTGATGATTTATTAGAAGCGCCTGGAAAAGATTACTGGTTAGGAACTGACGGATTAGGAAGAGACATTTACAGTATGATCATCTATGGTGCAAGGACATCGCTTCTGATTGGACTTGTATCTGCACTCATTTCAGGAGTTATTGGCACTCTTGTAGGTGCGGTAGCTGGCTATTTCGGTGGTAGAACGGATAGGATTATATCAGAAATTATTAATATTTTTTTAATGATCCCATCATTTTTCCTAATTTTAATTGTTGTAGCATTATTTGGGAGTAATTTATTGAACGTTATGATAGTTATTGGTTTAACTTCATGGCCTAGCAACGCCCGTCTTATGAGAGTTCAAGCAATTAGTTTGAAAAAAAGAGTGTTTATTCAAAGTGTTGATACTATTGGTGAAACTCATTTGTCTATTCTATTCAAGTACATTATTCCAAATGGTATATTCCCAGTAATTGCAAACACTACACTAAGTGTAGCAGGGGCTATTTTGACAGAGGCAGGGTTAAGCTTTTTAGGATTGGGTGATCCAAACCTAATAAGCTGGGGACAAATGATATACGACGGGAAGGCATACATGACTTCAGCATGGTGGATTTCTACTTTTTCCGGTCTCGCTACAGTGATTCTAGTTGTTAGCTTCTATTTGATTGGTGATGGTTTAAATACATTACTGAACCCTAAGCGAAAAGGTGAATAA
- a CDS encoding ABC transporter ATP-binding protein — protein sequence MSILEIKNLNVVYTGRNEDVHAVNDVSLTIQAGESIGIVGESGSGKSTLAMAVLRLLPEKKTNVTGDIKFNGVDVLSMSSKDYKQIRWKEISVVFQKSMNALSPIHKIGSQLEDIYRVHEPNESKKKIKEEILKLFAMVNLSERVYSLYPHELSGGMLQRVSIALSLIHQPSFIVLDEATTALDVVTQGQILSEIKKLESEISMTRMMITHDISVVATSCDKVAVMYAGKVMEVGKVKDVLLSPAHPYTQGLMNSFPSLKGEKKQLSGIKGFLPNLSEKQIGCIFVPRCQFAKSICQTTSPKDYELGQEHRSSCHMHGSEYYEK from the coding sequence TTGTCTATTTTAGAAATCAAAAACTTAAATGTAGTTTATACCGGAAGAAATGAAGATGTTCATGCAGTAAATGATGTCTCTCTAACAATCCAAGCAGGAGAGTCTATAGGAATAGTGGGTGAAAGTGGTTCTGGTAAATCAACACTCGCAATGGCTGTCTTACGTCTTTTGCCAGAAAAAAAGACAAATGTTACAGGGGATATAAAATTTAATGGCGTTGACGTCCTAAGTATGAGTTCAAAAGATTATAAGCAGATTAGATGGAAAGAAATATCAGTGGTGTTTCAAAAATCAATGAACGCACTTAGCCCTATACACAAAATTGGTAGTCAATTGGAGGATATATATAGAGTCCATGAGCCTAATGAAAGCAAAAAAAAAATTAAGGAAGAAATCCTTAAGCTTTTTGCAATGGTTAACTTATCTGAGAGAGTCTACAGTCTATATCCTCACGAATTATCCGGGGGAATGCTACAAAGGGTTTCCATAGCACTAAGCCTTATCCACCAACCTTCTTTTATTGTTTTAGATGAAGCAACAACTGCATTGGATGTTGTCACACAAGGGCAGATTTTAAGTGAAATTAAAAAGCTTGAAAGTGAAATCAGCATGACCAGAATGATGATAACACACGACATTTCTGTTGTCGCAACATCTTGCGATAAAGTGGCAGTAATGTATGCAGGGAAAGTTATGGAAGTAGGTAAGGTTAAAGATGTATTATTGAGCCCTGCTCACCCTTACACACAAGGTTTAATGAACTCATTTCCTTCATTAAAAGGAGAGAAAAAACAACTGAGTGGTATAAAGGGATTTCTACCTAATTTGTCAGAAAAGCAAATAGGATGTATTTTTGTTCCGAGATGTCAATTCGCTAAGAGTATTTGTCAAACTACTTCGCCGAAAGATTATGAACTTGGTCAGGAGCATAGATCTTCTTGCCACATGCATGGGAGTGAATACTATGAAAAATGA
- a CDS encoding ABC transporter ATP-binding protein, producing MKNDESNVLEVNNISKWFEQRSSMFNIKSKKWVKSVDKVSFKLAKGEVLGIIGESGCGKSTLGKVLINLESPTNGDILINGFSAAELIKKDKKSFKRNLQMIFQNPFDTFPPGHTIGRLMIRPLEIHEIGSNYKERFELCKVTLEEAGLKPGEDFMNRYPHELSGGQLQRISILRAMLLNPSFLVADEPVSMLDLSVRADIINMLKKLTKESDTAMIFISHDIAAARYISDKIAVMYLGRIVEMGNAEDLIQNPQHPYTQALISNCSSIDITENDEPIKIEGEPPTPVNPGPGCYFANRCFKATGKCHESYPEYVEKENEHIYSCFY from the coding sequence ATGAAAAATGATGAGAGTAATGTTTTGGAAGTAAATAATATTAGCAAGTGGTTTGAACAAAGGTCATCAATGTTTAATATTAAATCTAAAAAATGGGTCAAATCGGTAGATAAGGTGAGTTTTAAACTGGCAAAAGGAGAGGTTCTTGGAATAATAGGTGAAAGCGGATGTGGAAAATCCACGCTCGGCAAGGTACTGATTAATTTGGAGTCGCCAACAAATGGGGATATTCTTATTAATGGATTTTCTGCAGCTGAATTAATTAAAAAAGACAAAAAATCATTTAAAAGAAATTTACAGATGATATTCCAAAATCCTTTCGATACTTTTCCACCTGGTCATACAATAGGCAGATTAATGATAAGACCATTGGAGATTCATGAAATAGGATCTAACTATAAAGAGCGCTTTGAACTTTGTAAAGTTACCCTTGAGGAAGCAGGATTAAAACCAGGAGAAGATTTTATGAATAGATACCCCCATGAACTTTCTGGGGGCCAATTACAAAGGATATCTATTTTAAGAGCAATGTTATTAAATCCTTCCTTTCTAGTGGCAGATGAGCCGGTTTCGATGCTAGATTTATCTGTTAGAGCAGATATTATCAACATGTTGAAAAAGTTAACAAAGGAAAGTGATACTGCTATGATATTTATCAGCCATGATATCGCTGCTGCTAGGTATATTTCAGATAAAATTGCGGTAATGTATTTAGGTAGAATTGTAGAAATGGGTAACGCCGAGGACTTAATTCAAAATCCTCAACATCCATATACTCAAGCATTAATTTCGAATTGCTCCTCAATTGATATTACTGAGAACGATGAGCCAATCAAAATCGAAGGAGAACCGCCAACACCGGTTAATCCAGGACCAGGATGTTATTTCGCAAATAGGTGTTTCAAAGCTACAGGTAAATGTCATGAATCATATCCAGAATATGTGGAAAAGGAAAATGAACATATCTATAGTTGTTTTTATTAA
- a CDS encoding Xaa-Pro peptidase family protein — protein MNKLFEQRRTLLKNYLLEQEIFAVMITDPANVFYYTGFKSDPHERFMSLIMNTLSNNTYLFVPALDKEAAAQASDIKSIIPISDEQLPFEVVKNTIGNISKSIGIEAKALSYYRFKSFSDHFPFVQVVDVQPFINKQRKKKSTEEIGHLRKAIEIIEKVLEEGIKKVKVGMTEAELTGELEFLMRKFGADGPSFSTIVLSGEKAALPHGSPGARKIQKGDYLLIDFGVIKDGYCSDITRTFIIGEASEKQKEIYDIVLKSNEAGINAIQAGIPVNAFDIAARKVIIDHGYGQYFNNRVGHGLGIEIHEEPSIHEKNMEIAETGLVFTIEPGIYIPENGGVRIEDIVYINEEGKVEVLTSFPKHLKIL, from the coding sequence ATGAACAAACTGTTTGAACAAAGACGAACGCTTTTGAAAAATTATCTCCTTGAACAGGAGATATTTGCGGTGATGATTACCGATCCTGCAAACGTCTTTTACTACACTGGTTTTAAATCTGACCCACATGAAAGATTCATGTCTTTAATAATGAACACACTTAGCAATAATACTTATCTATTCGTCCCTGCTTTAGATAAAGAAGCGGCTGCACAAGCATCCGATATTAAAAGTATTATTCCTATTTCCGATGAACAACTTCCTTTCGAAGTAGTAAAAAATACAATCGGAAATATTTCAAAATCAATTGGCATTGAGGCCAAAGCACTTAGTTACTACCGATTCAAGAGTTTTAGTGATCATTTCCCATTTGTACAAGTCGTTGACGTACAACCATTTATTAATAAACAACGAAAGAAAAAATCAACCGAAGAAATTGGCCACTTAAGAAAGGCAATTGAGATTATAGAAAAAGTGTTGGAGGAAGGCATTAAGAAAGTAAAAGTAGGCATGACAGAAGCGGAATTAACTGGGGAACTAGAATTTCTCATGCGAAAATTCGGAGCAGATGGACCATCCTTTTCAACAATAGTCCTATCAGGAGAAAAGGCTGCATTACCACACGGTTCTCCAGGCGCGCGCAAAATTCAGAAAGGCGACTATCTTTTAATTGATTTCGGGGTTATCAAAGATGGCTATTGTTCTGATATTACAAGAACATTCATCATCGGCGAAGCATCTGAAAAACAAAAAGAAATTTACGATATCGTTCTCAAGTCAAATGAAGCGGGAATAAATGCAATTCAAGCGGGGATACCAGTAAATGCATTCGACATCGCAGCAAGAAAGGTCATTATTGACCATGGTTACGGGCAATACTTCAATAACCGTGTTGGCCATGGCTTAGGAATAGAGATCCATGAAGAACCTTCGATTCATGAGAAGAATATGGAGATCGCTGAAACAGGTTTAGTATTCACCATTGAGCCTGGTATTTATATTCCTGAAAATGGAGGTGTACGCATTGAAGATATCGTGTACATCAATGAAGAAGGTAAAGTAGAAGTATTGACTTCCTTTCCAAAACATTTGAAAATCTTATAG
- a CDS encoding peptide ABC transporter substrate-binding protein: protein MKRNLKLLLTFMLTILVVLAGCYGGEKKETTEVKKGENSSEETANTSEETANPSVLHLAVAGEIPTLKTNGQMDGLSQTIIQNIFEGLFRMDANDNIIEGVVDTYDISEDGKKYTFHLKKDSVWSNDKPVTADDFVYAWKRNLHPDTISAHAYLMGPMKNASAIQDPENALYGKVDELGVKAVDASTLEVELDNTVPYFVELLTNPVFYPQNQEFVEAEGDQYALEPENLIFNGPFILETWDHDQKWILKKNQKYWDADNVKLDEVNFKVAKDTATEVNLYETNTIDVVNLSSEFVDVYKDHKEYTTTLKSEVYFLRMNQKNPQLANVNIRKAIDMGWDKEQVANAILKNGSKAAHWLVFPGFVDTPNGEDFRDTFGELNKGTVEEAQKLWNTGLKELGVSEISLELLSYDDGQRKSVAEFMKNQLEKNLPGLKITINQQPNKQKLALEDAQDYDLSHSGWRNDVADPVEFLSVFLSDGPYNWQSFKNEQFDLFVKKAMVDFSDNEQRIKELQEAEDILIGQEAAISPMYQAGSARLIKPYVKGLTAHSNSTSSYQWVSIEK from the coding sequence ATGAAAAGAAATTTGAAACTACTTTTAACATTCATGTTAACTATTTTAGTTGTATTAGCTGGATGCTATGGCGGTGAAAAGAAAGAAACAACAGAAGTGAAAAAAGGTGAGAATTCGAGTGAAGAAACTGCAAATACGAGTGAAGAAACTGCAAATCCGAGTGTCCTTCATCTAGCAGTTGCTGGAGAAATTCCGACACTTAAAACAAACGGTCAGATGGATGGACTTTCACAAACAATAATTCAGAATATTTTTGAGGGTCTATTCAGAATGGATGCTAATGACAATATTATCGAAGGTGTTGTGGATACTTATGACATTAGTGAGGATGGGAAAAAATACACGTTCCACTTGAAAAAAGATTCAGTATGGAGTAACGATAAACCAGTGACAGCAGATGACTTTGTTTATGCGTGGAAAAGAAATTTACATCCGGATACTATTTCAGCACATGCCTATTTAATGGGTCCTATGAAAAATGCCTCTGCTATCCAAGATCCTGAAAATGCCCTTTATGGAAAAGTAGATGAACTAGGAGTTAAGGCAGTTGATGCCTCTACTTTAGAAGTGGAATTGGACAATACTGTGCCTTATTTCGTAGAACTCTTGACAAATCCTGTTTTCTATCCACAAAATCAAGAATTTGTAGAGGCAGAAGGTGATCAATATGCCCTAGAGCCAGAGAATTTGATTTTTAATGGACCATTCATCTTGGAAACTTGGGATCATGATCAAAAATGGATTTTGAAAAAGAACCAGAAATACTGGGATGCAGACAATGTAAAACTTGATGAAGTCAATTTCAAAGTGGCCAAAGACACTGCGACTGAAGTTAACCTGTATGAGACTAACACAATTGACGTTGTCAACTTGTCTTCAGAGTTTGTGGATGTATACAAGGATCATAAGGAATATACAACTACACTCAAATCAGAAGTATATTTTTTACGTATGAATCAAAAAAATCCACAATTAGCAAATGTTAATATCCGTAAAGCAATAGATATGGGCTGGGATAAAGAACAAGTTGCAAATGCCATCTTAAAGAACGGTTCTAAAGCTGCTCATTGGCTAGTATTCCCTGGTTTTGTTGATACACCAAATGGTGAGGATTTTAGAGATACCTTCGGTGAATTGAACAAAGGAACAGTTGAAGAAGCGCAAAAACTTTGGAATACAGGTCTTAAAGAACTTGGGGTAAGTGAAATTTCGTTAGAACTACTTAGTTACGATGACGGTCAACGAAAATCAGTAGCGGAGTTTATGAAAAATCAATTGGAAAAAAATCTACCTGGATTAAAGATTACTATTAACCAACAACCGAATAAACAAAAATTGGCGTTGGAAGATGCACAGGACTATGATTTGTCCCACTCCGGTTGGAGAAATGATGTTGCAGATCCCGTTGAGTTTTTATCTGTGTTTTTATCAGATGGACCTTATAATTGGCAAAGTTTCAAGAACGAACAATTTGATTTGTTTGTAAAGAAAGCAATGGTTGATTTTTCGGATAATGAACAACGTATCAAGGAATTACAGGAAGCTGAGGATATATTGATTGGACAGGAAGCGGCAATATCTCCAATGTACCAAGCAGGTTCAGCGCGGCTCATCAAGCCTTATGTGAAAGGCCTCACAGCACATTCCAATTCGACATCTTCATATCAGTGGGTATCAATCGAAAAGTAA